AGTTATAAGCTCATTGACTAAATAAGtgagaaaagaaatcaaagaGTTGCTGCTAGGGTGAAATAGACTAGGAGAATAAGAAGTGATTTCaatgaaacatataggattcctaaggggcttgacagggtaaatgctaagaGGACGTTTCTCTTCATGAGAATTTAgtaccagagggcacagtctcagaattaagggacaccaatttaaaactgagatgaggaagaatttcttctcagaAGGCGGAGTCTTTGCCcacacagctgtctgtggcaaggagttccaatggccttgtgtatttttaaggctgagatatatagattcttgatcaatggaggaattgagggttatggggaaaggataGGAAACTGGACATGAGGAGTGTTAGACTACCCATCATcctactgaatgatggagcaagctCAAGGAGCTGGacggccttctcctgttcctatttcttatggtcttatgggagaGAGTTCATTTGAAGTACAAGACCAGCAAGGTTTagtcaggccaaatggcctgttttataaattttatgcAATTAATTTTAAAGGTTAAAACTAATGCAAAATAATTTTAAAGCTTGTCTGGATTCAGAGCCCTTTACTAATAAAAGCATTTCCTCAGGGTATCTCTATTCACCATCAGTCCAACGTTTTCTGCAGttttagagtcatatagcatggaaatatgGTCCATGTCGaataagtttcccaaactaaaccagtcccacttgcctgcatttagcctatatccctctaatctttcctattcaagtacctgtccaaattgtttttttaaatgctgtaactgtacctgcatcaaccatttcctctggcagtttatcaCATACAatccaccctgtgtgtgaaaaagtctcctctcaccttaaaaatatgccctctagttttgaactcccctacgcTAGGTAAAAGCCCTTAcctatgctcatgattttataaatctctaaggtcacccctcaacttggtccgctccagtgaaaaaagtcccagcctatccagcctctttacgtaagtcaaaccctccagtcctggcaatatctTAGTAAATCTTTTGGAATAATATGGAAGTAAACaaacaaatacaaaaacaaacagaatgaAGAATTCTTGGAACCCTATATTCAGTTTTTGCAAATCCAGGCAGAAGGAACTTTTTTTGACTTCTGACTTTTAATGTCATTGAGTCAAATTCAAGCATTCCCACCCTAATGTAGGTCCACCTACAAtacatggactgcagaggttcaacaaggaagctcatcaccaccttctcaaaagcaacttGAAATGGACAATAATTACCAGCCCAGCCAGTGagacccatgtcccatgagtgttTGTTTTAAATCCTTGTACACAGCTTGCATACGTATTGTATACTTATTCTagtgaggaaaaaaaaatttaatccAAAAAGCACAAAATTTTTATTTaacacatttttattttattaaattcagGATATTAATGAGAGTGGTTGACAACTTGTCAGGGAAAAATATGAATGACAACCACTGCACTCACTTTTTCCAGATAGCAGCTGATGATTCTTCTTTTCCCATTTACACTTCCTCTGCAcccatttttcatttttttctatttatccAATTATCACTCGCCACTTCCTCACACTAGACATTTAATCATTCATGACATTTACCCCAAAGACTTTCCTTTTTTGTTCCTCCCTCCACTCTCTTCTTCCCTGCCTCTGTACTTGCTTAAATTATTTCTGTTTAActcttaaaaataaaatctttaaACCTGACATTTCTCATTTCTAATGAAAAAATCAACCCAAAACACTGCTCTCCCTTTAGATGCTACCACCCACTGAGTATTTCCGacactgcttttgtttcagattcccagcatcagcAAGCTTTTATATCACATTGGAACTTATACATAATAGGGTGTACAAAGACACCAGGGTATTAACAATTACAGAGTGATATTTTGTATTCTATTTCCTAAACCAGAAGCTGTGATCTAAGGAAGACTGTCAATCAGTGCCAAGTTACAGGCAGTTTTGTACTAAAGGCTCATTGTGCTCACCTGGAATTGGAGAGATACTTTGCAAGCTTTTTCCCCCACCTGGGACCATTTAGGCAGTAGATAgagaagactttttttttgtcctaTCAGTCTGGCTGAATTTGAATAATTTCTCAGACATGAAAATCACTATGTTGAAGTTAATGCACCACTCAGCTCACACAAAACACAGATTTATGACATCTTGGATAAAAGGTCTCCAATTGACTACCTCACACTATTTAGATCTCAAAGTGCTCTACAACCAATGTAGTATTCAGTATTAAAATGCAGCGTACCTACTACATACAAGAATTAAATTCATGCCAATTTGTTTCACTGAGGTTAATTGAGAGAAAAATATTGACCAGGAAATATTTGTGCATAGTAACATATATCTTTAGCAAAGCTATCCTTCTAGTGAAATATGAAATTTACCTTTGGAAGCATTCTTTTCTGCTGGTTATTGAGGTTGAATCGCTCTTTCATTTCTTCCAAACATTGCTGTAAGATCTTTTCTTCAGATGTTTCTGCATATTTACGGCTCAACTGCACATAGCAGCGCCATTTAGCTGAATCAAAGCCCCAGTGGCAGGTTCTCTTGTCTGGAGACCTGTGTGAATGCAGGACAAATTTCTGGGGAGAAAACATCATGTGGCAGTCCAGACACTGAATGCAGGTAGCATCGGGGTGGCTGTACAACTGTGGCACAAACAGACCTTGGCATTTCCCAAGACACCAATGTTCCACTTCAAAACTGCAACCAGTGTTCTGTAGCTGGGCAAGGCATGTTTTGCCAGGGAGTTTGTTGGCATCTGGAGGCAGTATGCCTGGATGAACCAAGGCATTACATAACCTCTGAGCATCAGTCTGGGTTATAAGTCCACAAGAGGGAGCATTGAAAGGCAAGATGCCTAGGACCTTGAGAATTTGCAGCtgttctgcagtacatcttgagCAATAAATATACAGCTCATCACAGACAGTGTTGATCTGTTGAAGAGAGAAATCTCTCAGCACTGAATTCAGGACCTGTGGTAAACATAGTCTCTTCTCCCCACCAACCATGAAGCATGAGATAGTTTCTCCCTCCAGTAAAGTATGCGTGAGCTCagttgaactgtcagagggtatAAGCAGTGGTCCTGGCAGCACTGGGGGTGATGTCATGGGCACAAGCCCTCCTGGTGACATACATTCTTGAGTACAACGTGCCGAAAATGCTGCTGGCCCACCCAGAGAACTCTGACTGCTCAAGTGAAACTGTGCCAACGTGTGTTTGAGAGCAGGGTTAAGATCCAATGGACGAACTCCTGACAACAGGCAAGCTTTGGACACACTCATGTCTGTGTGTGCTGTCTCCTCCACTCCAAGGCcctgtccactttcctgctttactCCTGGTGTTTTGAGCATGTTTGTAATACTACCATCAAACTCCTTTTCCGCATTGCTTCGTTCTCCCACTCCATCATATATTGGCTCCTTTTTTACGATTACCTCACCCAAGTTAACTCCATCCATCACTCTCATAGCTGCTTGTGCACTTGTCATCATTACTGGGAAAACTGCCAGATGATTTTTTTCCAATATATATGCCACAATTTTAGGTTAAATGACTGTCGCCTACAAAATCAGAACACGATGGTCTTCATGCATTTCAACACATTCTGGTCACATATCATTGATAAAGGTTAGAATGTCGCGAACAAAATGTCTCAAGTCTCTGTATGATCAAGCTACTTAAGGCACAATACGAGTTTCGGTTGATTCCACATTTGCACTCCTCTATCAAATCAATTCCATCAACACAGTGCCGGGTTGTGCAGTCTGATTCCGCTGCCAATATTCAGACGAGAAacgaaaaccacacacacacacaaacacgatCTGCTCAGCAGGTGGCGAACCAACCTTCTCCTCGTTTGAAATTTCTCAGCACTGATTTGATCATTCGCCAGATGGGAGGAAATACACCTTCTAACCAGAAAGGGACTTGGATCCAAATCACTATTTCACGTGGGATGTGCCAAAGGCACGGCAAATCGTCCGTACTTCTGTCGCCCTAATTTAAATttcctcttcctttctttctcGCGACTGAATTTTAACACATTGTCGATCCAAAGCACGCCTGGTGCGACTGACTGAAGGCTGATATTGAGCTCCTTACTTTGGTAGAGTgaacagggggggggggggggtggaaagcaGGCGCCGCTGCCCTCTCTTCGATGAAACGAcgattctcgctctctctctctctgtccctccgtcTCGCTCCTTTGCAGCGATGTGCAGGGAGGGCCTGCCGACTGAAATCTTGCCTCCCccagggattggggggggggggggaaacagccTGTTTCTTGAGATCGACGGCGGCTCCTCTAATCCACAAGCAGGTTGGAAATGTAAATGAAGAagtgggtgtgggggcgggggtgAGAAAGGAGGGGTCGGGGGAAAggaggtggggagttcctgtCGACTGAGGACTGACAGTTCCAGACCGCTTCCAATTTTATATCCCCTCACATGTATCTCTCTGAATTGTATATATAATAATTATATAACCACTATATGTCAATGATTGTACAGTCCCAGTGTCGGATGGATTGGTGCTGGCTGACAGgcccggggtgggggtgggggtgggggactgggggggtgggggggcggccTTCTCGTTGTCCCGGGGACCTGTCAAACCCTCGAGccccctcctcctcttcccaGCGGCCggccttccttccttcctcctctTCCCTCGCCCGCACAATTCTCCCGCTTTTCTTACTCGCAGTTCGTGCTCCTCAAGACTTCTTTTGACAATCCTCGCCTTCCCCCGGGAGCCAGCTGTTTGCCGAAGACAGACAGACTGTCGTTCCCCCGTCtgactgtctgtctccctccctccgccGCGGACCACCTATGCCGGTGACGTCACCGCCGCACAGAAAGCGCCGACGTCACCGCCGCCCACTCAGGAAACGCCGACGTCACGCGGCCGGCGAGACGGAGCGCTGACTCACACTCTCCGACCCAGTGCGGACGCCCGGTCACCTGACCACACCGCCCTTAAAGGGACACCGTGACTGCCAAGAAGTTACCCTGCGTTGGCACGCCAACCCTGAAAATCCCAAAGAACCTTCACAATCAATCaaatacactttttaaaaaattcattcagatAGATTACTGGTCCAGTGGCATTACCACGACCGCCTCCAGTGCACCTCAGATGTAATGTAACTTTATTAAGTAATCTTCAATCAAGGCTAGACTTTCCTTCTGCAGAAAACCTTCTATGGTCATCCTTcccatttgtttttttaaaaactgagacCAATGCACCAAAAAAGATGGGTGGCAGTGAATCCACCAAAGTTAAACTAGATAGTTCCAGTGGACAGTCACTATTATAAGATAATGTCAGTGCTGATCTGGGGATGTAGGTTAAGTCACATCATTATAAAACCATCCACACAGCAACTCACTGAAGCACTTACGTGCTCCACAAGTGAAAGAGGTTTTGGGGTAGGTGGTAATGTATTTCTACcatcattggactagtaatcaaAAGGAAGGTTCTCTTTTGGGACAAGGATTTTAACAGCAGCAGGCAGAATGTTAATTCACTTCAcaaagtctggaattgaaaggTAGTACTGTATTAGTAACAGTGAGCTTGAAACTATCATTGATTACGATGAAAaagaaatctggttcactaatgtgctaagggaaggaaacctgctgtccttaattgtctggcttacatgtaactccagatgcacagcaatgcagttgaacCCTACtttccctctgaaatgacctggaatccactcagttcaaaggcaattaaggatgggaaacaaaagctgaccttgcccctgatgttcacatcccatgaaagaataaagaaaaatagtGTGTAAATCATTGGATTTATCAGCCATCTCAACAACCATTGAAACAAAGTTGAGGCAAAGTATCCTCAATTCCATGGGACGACCTGCAGAAAAGGGTCATGCTTTTGTTTAGCACACAGATAAATCCCCTTACAGACTAATGTGACCATTTTTTCTGAAAATGCGAGAGAGGATAGCACAGTCCAATGCATACTTGTTTGGGAACACTGACTAGCTCTGATCCCTTTCT
The Hemiscyllium ocellatum isolate sHemOce1 chromosome 13, sHemOce1.pat.X.cur, whole genome shotgun sequence DNA segment above includes these coding regions:
- the LOC132821456 gene encoding ski-like protein encodes the protein MMTSAQAAMRVMDGVNLGEVIVKKEPIYDGVGERSNAEKEFDGSITNMLKTPGVKQESGQGLGVEETAHTDMSVSKACLLSGVRPLDLNPALKHTLAQFHLSSQSSLGGPAAFSARCTQECMSPGGLVPMTSPPVLPGPLLIPSDSSTELTHTLLEGETISCFMVGGEKRLCLPQVLNSVLRDFSLQQINTVCDELYIYCSRCTAEQLQILKVLGILPFNAPSCGLITQTDAQRLCNALVHPGILPPDANKLPGKTCLAQLQNTGCSFEVEHWCLGKCQGLFVPQLYSHPDATCIQCLDCHMMFSPQKFVLHSHRSPDKRTCHWGFDSAKWRCYVQLSRKYAETSEEKILQQCLEEMKERFNLNNQQKRMLPKQSDSEELQLKRMRVEHKDPQDELCEKSLDRKADSQHPLTFQHWYPVIKQEMDHLTQQHTSVIHPSCLLYMYDKVIAPNVSLAPPLQRCRDATKSVNKDSVMSTPTTFEEEAKRQKNNKNKKLISRFASSPEAEVNNIPSADSYNPCYRASESSTEHAGEYIKSKHSNHKNKHGIAVEPNENTNANRETGNSPQRIGMNVEEENEKIVEQIMKTYCKQQEKLNTTIQQKKHLQMEVELLQVTKRMKLKELTEEKLGLQQELDSLQSEHAQRMNAVCDEQAELEWRLDQLKQGCLCDHTTERSQEAEYTAQLSELRQRLDRAEADRRELQEELRCEREAREKLEAMVKELKLQILESSGNKAGTEVNSVAD